In Neofelis nebulosa isolate mNeoNeb1 chromosome 7, mNeoNeb1.pri, whole genome shotgun sequence, the following proteins share a genomic window:
- the LOC131518204 gene encoding olfactory receptor 11G2-like, whose translation MNISNTPNTSSTITGFILLGFPCSREGQILLFVLFSVVYLLTLMSNGSIICAVRWDQRLHTPMYILLANFSFLEIWYVTSTVPNMLANFLSDTKVISFSGCFLQFYFFFSLGSTECFFLAIMAFDRYLAICQPLHYPTIMTGRLCTNLVVSCWVFGFLWFLIPIIIISQMSFCGSRIIDHFLCDPGPLLTLTCKKAPVVEIIFSTLSPLPLVIPFLFIMGSYALVLRAVFKVPSAAGKRKAFSTCGSHLAVVSLFYGSVMVMYGSPTSEHEAGTQKIVTLFYSVVTPLLNPVIYSLRNKDMKNALQKFLEI comes from the coding sequence ATGAATATCTCCAACACCCCCAACACCTCCAGCACCATCACTGGCTTCATCCTCCTGGGCTTCCCTTGCTCCAGGGAGGGGCAGATCCTCCTCTTTGTGCTCTTCTCTGTTGTCTACCTCCTGACCCTCATGAGCAACGGGTCCATCATCTGTGCTGTGCGCTGGGATCAGAGactccacacccccatgtacatCTTGCTCGCCAACTTCTCCTTCCTAGAGATCTGGTATGTCACCTCCACTGTCCCCAACATGTTAGCCAACTTCCTCTCTGACACCAAGGTCATCTCCTTCTCTGGGTGCTTTCTCCAgttctactttttcttctccttgggtTCTACAGAATGCTTCTTCTTGGCTATTATGGCATTTGATCGGTACCTTGCCATCTGCCAACCTCTACACTATCCAACCATTATGACTGGACGTCTCTGCACCAATCTTGTGGTAAGCTGCTGGGTATTTGGTTTCCTCTGGTTCTTGAttcccatcatcatcatctcacaAATGTCCTTCTGTGGATCCAGGATTATTGACCACTTCCTCTGTGATCCAGGTCCTCTTCTAACACTCACCTGCAAAAAAGCTCCTGTGGTAGAGATTATCTTCTCCACTTTAAGTCCTCTGCCCCTCGTTATTCCCTTTCTCTTCATCATGGGATCCTATGCTCTGGTCCTAAGAGCAGTGTTCAAAGTCCCTTCAGCAGCTGGGAAAAGAAAGGCTTTCTCCACCTGTGGGTCTCATCTGGCCGTGGTTTCACTGTTCTATGGCTCAGTGATGGTCATGTATGGGAGCCCAACATCTGAGCATGAAGCTGGAACACAGAAGATTGTGACTCTGTTTTATTCTGTTGTGACCCCACTCCTTAATCCGGTGATATACAGTCTTAGGAACAAAGATATGAAAAATGCCCTGCagaaatttctggaaatataA